The Notolabrus celidotus isolate fNotCel1 chromosome 19, fNotCel1.pri, whole genome shotgun sequence DNA window taaaacaagaaagaagcagaaaaaaagatgattgCAAGATatattaaaagaaacaaaaatggattttaaaatagagactaaaatagagactaatgcacaccaacaacaataaaatatgtgtaatttaaataagataaagcattcaattaatattaagaatatagatagttaaaataaataaattaaaaagggtaaggataagagctgaaaataaaatttaaggctaaaatatcaataaagctgagtagataaattgaaaaataatttactgaatacaaataaaataaatagtaaaaataaataaaacaacattaaaaccaataaaatacttaaatgtaataaaattgttaaaccctacattgAAGCCAGACTGAAAAATAAGTTTTATCCAAATGTTGTCAACCAGTGACTTGACAGTTGCTTCGGTAGCCTTTGTGAGTCTGAGGTTCAAGTTAAATCAGTTAAGATGAAGACTGTTTGCTTTAATGATAAGAGATGGTACAGGGAACATCTCACTGGGGTGGAGTGATACATAAAGTGAAAAGTGCCAGTAATGTTGTATCACACTGTATACTGACCTTTTCTGAACAATGCTGATCACCTGCTGAATCCTGCCTCTTATTCAGCCTACAGATACAAGAGCTGTAGAATTTAGTCTCACAAGAATAGCAAACTACCAAATCTAATCTATCATTTAGCACTGtaatataaatgttgttttttttctgtgcagataTATGTCTGAAGGAGGTCCCCTCCATTGCAGACAGTGTCTACAACATCCAGCTCCTGAAAGAGTTTTCCAATGAATACCTAAACAAATGCTTCCATCTGAAGCCTGAGGACCTGCTGTATTCTCCACCAGTACTAAAGGTGAGCCCAGAAGCACTTAACACCCCCACACTgtgcttggaaaaaaaaaaccaacaacatctTAATGTCTCCCTCCTGACCTGGTACCTGATCATTGCTTTGTTGCAGAACAACGTGATGGTCTTCATTGCTGAGCTCTTCTGGTGGTTTGAGAGCGTCAAACCAGACTTTGTGCAGCCTAGGGACCTGCAAGAATTCAGAGATGGTGAATATTTTAGTGAAATGCTCCTTTAAATGGTGGTTTACAGTGTTATAGGATCATTACTAATGGTTCATTTACCCCTCCATATTTCAACAGTGAGATTACTGCTGCAGCCTAAAGGCTCCCGGCCTCATGTTCCCATCTCTGGCATTACAAAGCGTAGTTTCATGACATCATCAAACTCGGCTGATGTTTTGACCACGCCCCCAAGTCCTGATCTCAggtatttttctgtcactgttgCACCACAAGCTTTACTTTCAAGATGCAGGATCtctgatttgttgtatttttaaagtcGGACAAGCAGAATTGtgattttcttttcctctctgtttccctACACAGCACCAAAACCAACTCATTAAGCCCGTCTCGCTCGTTACTGCCCctaagacagaaacagaaagcagtTGAAGAGAGCACTGCTGGTAATTTACTCGAGCTTTGGTGCTctgagacacaaacaaagatATTTTTGCCATATTTGAAAGCCCTTTTCTTACATTTATTCACAAATTTTGATTATCATTTCTTTGTTCAGAGCTGAGAAAGAGGTCCAACTCTATGACACGTTCAGATGGGCAGCATCCGGGCTCAATACTTGCCTGGCCAGAGAGAAGGCAGAGGTGAGCAGTCTTGATAAATGTCATATACCTGTATTTTGCATATATTGGTAGTTCCATGATTAATTTTCCAAAGTGACATTAATTGTAATCCTCACACTCTGCCCCGTCCAGGCCTCTGTCCCAGCCAGCACCCTACGCCCTGCACTACCCGCTGGAGGAAGACGCAGACAGTATGAGCCTGGCCCGCTCCATCAGCAAAGACAGCTTGTCCTCAAATTTCATGAGCATCACCCCAAAACACATGCTGGGCCCTGGCCCTCATCACAGACTCAGTGGTCAAAGCCTGCTCAGTCACATGCGCAtcgaggacgaggaggaggaaatcgaggaggaggagctggtttCTGTGATTCACCCCTCTGTGTTCTCTCGATGTCGAATTGGGAGTGACATGGAGCAGGATGAACTGGAAATCCCGAGTGCGACGACTACCTCAAGGGGTTCTAATAACGAAAGGTCCTTGGCTCCGTTTACGCTGGACCACCAGGCAGACTGCTACTACCTGGAGCCTCTGATGCCTGCGGTCTCCAAGCCGGCCAAAGAAAAAGGCATCAGCTTgaacaaggaggaggagagcgggGAGAGTCGCTGTAGAGGAGCAGCAGCCGCCAGGAAAGTGTCATCAAACATCCCAAGGCCATCACAGAGGAAAAGCCCTATGGCTGAGTCAAACAGAAACACCTTTACGCCCATACCTGTGGTAGAATCAGTCTCTAGATCTCTCAGGCCACCCACAGAGGGATCAATAGGCATCTCTCACCAACCCCAAGGCTTCTTCCTGCATTTGTCAGATGAGTCAGAGCGCCAGTCCGCAGTACCAGAGGACGGGCTTGACTCTGACTCAGACATTGCAGACcttgaggaagatgaggaggcaGAAGATCAGATGGAGTTGAGTAAAGAGATGGTGCAGAGAGTAAAAGGAAGGTACTTCCCAGAAGGAGAGTTGAGTGTATTTGGAGAGATTGATGGTGAGTCAGCCAAACTGAGAGACGACTCAAAGATAAGCGAGCGGGACGATAAGGAGGACTACAGCGGACGCTCCAGCCCCTGCCTCAGCACCATATCCTGGGCGAGCAGCTGCAGCGCTTCAGGCAGCAACAGTGTCAAAATGACCAGCTTTGCAGAGAGAAAGCTCCTCAAGCTCGGCCTCCGTGACGGAGTCTCAAGTACCAGCAGCTCTCAGAAGACCACACCAGACGGCTCCGAGGTTGCCTCTTGGCCTCCATGGCAACATAAGACTGAGTGCACGACCAGCTGGCTTGCGAAGGAGCAGAGTTCTGTGTTGGGGAAGAGTTTGACGGCGAGTCCCCCAGTAGTGCcttcagagctgctgcaactTCACATGCAACTGGAAGAGCAAAGACGCGCGATCGAgtatcagaagaagaagatggagagTCTGTCGGCGAGGCAGCGGCTAAAACTCGGGAAAGCTGCGTTCTTGAACATCGTCAAGAAGGGTGGAGGGAGGAGCGACACACTCCCACTGCCCCTGAAACACTCACAGTCCACAGAGCTACCAGACCGGAGCAGACTCAAGGCCCAGTCTTGCAAGGACGACTCCTACCTTGATTCTCTGAAGTTTCAGGTGAAGGCAGCTCAACCAGAGGGAGGACAAGCAAGCCGAGACAACAGGTTGAAAGTTCTGTCCCCGGATGGTGGAGCGGAACCCAATCTGAACGAGTGCACCCATTCCATCGATCTGCTCAATGAAGCTATAAGCTCCATCCAGCAGCAGATGAtgcagctctctctgcagcaaGACATGCTGATGAAGCATGTGGTGTCCCCGCAAGAACAGGTGCATGTGTTGCCCCCACAGGAACATGTGCATGCAGTGTCCCCGCAAGAACATGTGCGTGCGGTGTCCCCGCAAGAACATGTGCGTGTGGTGTCCCCGCAAGAACATGTGCGTGCGGTGTCCCCGCAAGAACATGTGCCTGTGGTGTCCCCGCAAGAACATGTGGAATCAAGCCCAAGCACAACGCCCACCACGACATTATCAACCTCCTCTACCTCTGACTCCAGATCGTTTGCAGTTCACTTCGTAGACATCGGTGGGAGCAGCCCCGCCCCCGCTCGCCGTCCTCCTAAACTGAGCTCCAGCCAACGCTGCAAAACCCCGgagcaaaaacagagcaaagacaACAGAAGGAGGGCCTCCATCAAATCTGACTCTCCACTGTCTAGAGATGACTCAAGTCGAGACCAGAATGAAGGGAGTGCTGCTGAGAGCTTCAGGGTGGAAAAAAGCATTCAGAGAAAAGCCACGTTCAGAATCCAGGATGACTCCAACAAACGCAGCGGCACAGATGAAAGAGGACCAGACCCACAGGTCCTCACGAGTATGTCTGCCTTCCACGCTGCAGACCATGATGATGATAGCTCAGGGAAGGAGGCTGCGGTGGGGGATGAGAATGCAAAGGCTAAAGGTCACCTGATTGAGGTTGACCTGTCAGAGCTTAAGGATCCTCATGAGGATGGCAGAGCAGATGTTGCAGACTGCACGGCAGAGGGCGAGCAGAAGAACGGGCTCGGCTTCTTCTTTAAGGTATGATTCTGGACTTCATGCCCTGTGTAAGCATGTTTGTATAGTTGTGTATATATTGAGGCTGAAAACAACAACTGTGATGACTCATTTGGGAGTCTTGAATGTTTTGCCCTCTCTTTAGTTATAAAAAAGAAGAGTGTGTTCCACTTTacgctttttaattttcatgatattttatttgcagcacagatggaaaaaagagGTTGTTAGCAGCTGTTTAAAGCAATCCTGTTAGTTACAGCGGGTAACATGTCTTCAGAATTATTGTTGACCATGGTCTTGATAATATCTGACTGGCTCCTTTAACATTGCTCTCACCTTAATCTGACTCCATGTTGTCACTTCATACAGGACAGGGCAGAGTGGAGACGAACAGACAGTGAAACTGACAGGAGAGATAGGCGAACGGAAGAAATGTATAACCTTACTTAAATGCAACATAACTACAGTTTATTGATATAAACAACATTGCCGTATCCCATATCTCATTTGAGAATATATTGGTACATCTTAAAAAATCACCCAGCCTTACTATGAGGTAGTTGTGCATGTCAGCATCTTGTGGCTAAATTGGTTATTGCAAGTCTAAATAATTGTTTTACAACTAAAATAAAGTGACACACTTTCTTGCTATTCATGTTGAACAATTGaaagtgattttaaaataagataaactaTTTAATTAGATTACAATTTTTCTCACTAAATGCTTCTTCCTTACCTCCCTTAGCCTACCAGAGCTGATTTGTCTTAACCAAAAATCCCATGACAGACTGCAGATactacagaactcagctgccaggcttTTATCTAGAACCAAGAAAtatgaccacatcactcctgttttagcttagaattgattttaagattttattggttacttttaaagcactGCACTGTCTCTGCCCCAGTTTTATCTCTGACCTTTTAAAACCATACACTCCAGTGCGCAATCTGCGATCCTAAAGAGCTACTTTAAGTCCCAAAAACTTGTTTGAAAACAAGGCCTTTTCAGTCCAGGCCCCACAGCTGTGGAATGAGGTCTGAGTggactctgtgctctcttttaaGTCATTGCTCAAAACGTACTTTTATCAGAGAgtatttcctgattttatttgatcaaggTGTCTTGCATagggtcctgcttttattttgtttttatgactttatgttcttttaatagttATGATACTTGCACTAACTATatggtcttttaaaatgttctttattttgcacatgtcctTTGAGGcattgtaaaacactttgtaacatagtttttgaaaagtgctctataaataaagattattattatcatattattattatttgtggttaaagattattattatcatattattattatttgtggtTCAAAGTCCAAAGGCAGTCTGGTTAGCATAATTGATGgttacattttgtgtttgttgcagGATGAGGAGAAAGCAGAGGATGAAATGGCGAAACGTCGGGCTGCCTTCCTCCTCAAACAGCAGCGCAAAGCGGAAGAGACAAGACTAcgcaaacaacaacaagaggTTGAGAGTGAGCTCAAACGTGATGAAGTCAAGTAAGTTCTTGTTAGAATGATCAGAAGTCGTCGAGGTCTGCAGGGATGCATCTCATGCAAACGAATGTCTGTTTCCTTCTGTTTCTTCAAGGCGGAAGGCTGAAGAGGATCGTGTAcgtaaggaggaggagaaagtgcGACGGGAGCTGATCAAGCAGGAGTACCTGCGGAGGAAGCAGCAAGCGTTGATGGAAGAGCAGGGCCTGGTCAAGCCCCGCCCACGGACTAAATCACGCAGGGGCAGGCCTAAGTCTCTGCACCGTGAGGGATCCAACAGCCTCTCAAAAGGATCCACCAAATGTGAGAACACTTAAACTGAGTATATTTACGTCTATGTGTTATTTGTTAGAGTAGTGTGTTCGTCTACGTCATCtgattgttttgtgtgtgtgtgtgtttttagtcgAGCTCACTTCATTGTCACCCTCagagtgtgtacatgtgtgtcatGCAGGTAATTCTCTGAAGGTGTCCTTGTTGATCAAAGGGAAgggctcagcagcagcaggctgcaGGGGAGGTGAACCTTCTAACCTGCTCTGCATGATGTGATATCAGCCATACAACAGTCTGTTCAAACAGCTGACACACATGATCAAGAGTCAGCTATTGATTAGACTTTAAGAGTGGCTTATTCTGACTCATGATTTAAGGATTTGTCACTTCAGTTTTCCGGCATTTGTAATTTCTGAAGTAGCATAATGCATTACATCTATAACTTTATACTTTTACATTTAACTCTGGTCAGTTATcatcatttgatttaaatttgatCAGTAGTCGTTTAAGGATGATGAATTGTTTGAAATGAAGTAACTGATCATGATTTCTTCTGCTCCTCGTTTCAAGCTGAACCCAGCTGCAGTCACCGGGGGTCAACTCTCTCTCTGGCCACTGAGGCGGACAGTGTCATCTCTGGAGGGGCGGAGTCCCAAAGGTGAGACTTCCAGTGTCATGTTTCAtaacaaaaaagatgatctcTTCCTGTCTTGCGTATCCATGTAACTGACATTgaggtgtgtgtttcagggctGGGTCTGTGTGCTCCATGGAGTCTTTCCCCATGCTGAGCAGGGCGTCCAGCAGGAACATGGAGAGGGACTGGGAGAACGGTTCCATAGCTTCTTCCATCACTTCAACGGAGTACAATGGTGGGCAGAGAtgcaaaatcacaacattttAGAGTAGGCTTAACTTACCTTACTTACATTAGTGAGGGCAATGACGGCACGGCATGTCCTGGTGTGACCAACTAGAAAACAAACTGCTTGTCTTAACATACTGAGATGAATTAGTGCAATAAAACTGAAACTAAAAGATAAGTTGAGATCTTTAGAAGACAAGTGGTAAGTCAAAGGATAGTTAGTTTAcattgaagtggggttgtacaAGGTATTTGTCCATAGTGATTGTACCCACAATTCCACAAGTCAGCAtcgcccctttgttgagaaaccggGCAAAGAATCAACACAGGAGCCAGGCTATCAACTGCTGCAGACAAAGTCAACTTCATTACTTGATTAAGCTAATTTTAAGAAGCAAGACAAACATTAATGTCGGTGTAAGTGTTGGATTACTTTAGCACTTTACTTTTATGTTAGAAAACTTTTTTGTTTCAGCACTATTTTCTGACAGAATACATACGTGTTCCTCCGCCAGCAGTGCACTGATTAGCTGAGCAGCTATAGTATAGTTGGTGTACTGCATTAGCTTATCTTTTACAAATCTTAAAACAACAATTTTTGCTTTTTATGAAGGGGTTTGTGCATCTTGCATTTAGCCACATCTTCTTGGACTCTTGTTTTTACCTTGAGAGTACTGTCAACTAGCTGACACACCTAAAAAACATTACGCCATAGGCTAATGTAATCTAATCAACCCATGTCTCCAGCTCCATCTTTGATGCACAGGATTAAAGGAGCACCAATGCACGTTTTAATTTGTATACATATTCTCCTCACTGTTATTTTACTCACTTGCAGAACCCTATGCATTATCTTTCTTGTGCTTTGTTTGTTACAGGTCCTAAACTCTTCAAGGAGCCAAGCTCCAAGTCTAACAAGCCAATCATAATCAATGCCATCGCTCACTGCTGTCTCGCTGGAAAGGTTAATGAGGGCCAGAAAAATGCTATCATCGaggtcagtgtgtttatttgtaattaaatatttaattgtgATATTTTGTTGCAATCACAGATATTATTCCAAAATCATAACTTACATTTTCTTGTCTGTTTCTCTGACCACAGGAGCTGGAAAAGTGTGAGTCCAATCACCTGATCATCCTCTTCAGAGACGGTGGGTGCCAGTTTCGTGCCATCTACTCGTATTCACCGGAGACAGAAGAGATCGTCAAGTTCACGGGCACGGGACCGCGTGCCATCACCCGGAAGATGATTGACAAGCTCTACAAATACAGCTCCGACCGAAAGCAGTTCAACGTCATCCCGGCGAAGTCTGTGTCGGTCAGTGTGGACGCCCTGACCATCCACAATAATCTATGGCAGGTCAAGAGACCAGGAAGCGCACGCAGGAGCTGAAGGAAAACGAAGGAAGGACACTtgttttagtttctgttttatctATTTGTGTTGGGCAGGACCCAATAATTTGAGGTGATTGACATGTATGATCATTGAACTGATTTGATAAGGAGGATTTCTCATCAGTCGAGATGCCAGTCTTTAGCAGAAGACGAAACAACTGCCCACTCACTGGatgatttctttttcttttgttacttTAGCTTTTCGTATGCATGGGacactttgttgttttgatttttgggTATGTTCTACATTTATTAGGCACTATTCAGAATGCTAAAATGCTGATATAATGGTGTCAGCTGTGTTCTAGGTTGGCAGAGTGTATAAACATGGGAGTCTGTTAAATCATCATTAGCCATCAAATGATGATCAAAACCTAAAAGATGGTGGATTGTGATCATCACAGACATATTGGGCTCTATTTCAAGGTGAactgacatttttaataattcatAATGATAGCTTAGTTACTAAATCCAACCAATTTTGAGTTAGCATTACTGTCTGGTAGCCTAGCCAGCTAACATTACTGTTACTAAGGTCCATAGCTAACATTACtgctagctagttagcttactaactaacattaaaacaaaaatctgttgGTTAGCTAACATTACTATTACTGAATTTCCTTGTTAGTAGTATTGTTAGCTTGGAGTTGCAGCCTTAAAGCTCGTGTAGGGACCATTTGTTTTAtatggattttggcgccccctgtggacagccGTGTCTCTCATCTCTGGGATGATTTTGtagggaaaaatgtaaaaaaaaaaaaaaaaaaaatgtggcagTGTGCAGAATATTACTTTGTCAGTGCAGGCCAGTGGTTTTAGGCTTCGAACAAAAACTTTTCTCTGATGGTTTGGTTTGCTCTTGGAGGTCACAGAAACATCAGTATTatattaagtctgtttcatgaccagctcaaaatcctcacaggagctttaataacacTCCTGAACaaaactgttggctaggaattGGTTGAATTCTTATACTAGCTGCTAATGTGTTGTTATCACATACGTTGTTTTATCTTGAATAATGCGCCAATGTCCTTCCAGGTTTTTGCCATGCACTGTCTCATCAGTCGCTGATCATTTAAAAAGCAGTTACATTATAACCGATTGGACAGATTCCCAATgtttacatgaaaacacaacagtgttTGAGCTTCCCGTCCTCGGCGTGATGTCTCTGGAAAACGGGCGCCATGTGAATACAAGGAATTGAAGATGGACTAATACTTACgtagcagcagagaggagacagaccaATCAAATAGCACTGAAACAACTCACATACGCAAGCACACAAACGGTACTAAGCGCGACTACTGAAAGACAGCAGTGAAAATTCACTGAATGTCTTTTAAAGCTATCTCTGCTtggcaaaaaagaaaatacactaCTGCTGTGAGGCTCAACCTACAACCTGCCCAGATTATGAACCAGTGACACCACACTGGTCTGAGCTTTTATGAAAAAAAGAGCTTTgataaaaactttttaaatctttggCGTGGATGTTTGTGAGCGATGATGTCcagtcttgtttctgttttactgTGTTTGGAgaagtgtgagagtgtgttggGGTAAAGGGGAGGGCTGAATGCACCACTTGTGTAACCTCTGCTGAATGTGTCTCTTACTCTTTTGATTATGCTTTAAATCTTTCGTtattcaaacaaaacaatggaACAAAGCAACAGAACtgttttacttgtttgtttgggAGCTGCTGTGGAAGATAAATCATGTTCTTAAAGCAGGGGAAATTGTACTAGTATGTATTCCAAAAGGGAAGCACTTACGAGATTGGTACGCCTGTATGCCTATACAGCGGTGCATTGTAATGTATTACCTTCATATAATATTCCTCCTTATGTATGAGCCATCTGAGATCTCTGACAGGCTCATATTGCTCAACTAAGATGAACTGAGCTCTGCCACTGAGCTGTTTGCTGCTCATTAACTGCTCACTGGATTCTGGAGAAATGGTTGAATCTAATGTAGCTTCTGGCGCCCAACACTAGTCATTTCCCTGCGATGACAGATTCTCAGCAGCTGGTGTAATGTCGGGGAGGGGGGAACCGCACAATACTTGATATTT harbors:
- the camsap1a gene encoding calmodulin-regulated spectrin-associated protein 1a isoform X3 — encoded protein: MDVEVSAGRDSTWRRGAGAGAAGGADDDAGGGSMEAQVVPLELYDSARAKIDANLRWLFAKAYGIDHIPTDLRDPFYTDQYEQEHIKPPIIRLLLSGELYCRVCGLILHAEQAALLQSHQSVIQALSRKGIYVLQADNSPVSDLDLSSAPIKMSSHIHLIDALMMAYIVGMISIEKVVSSVKRFSNFSASKELPFDLEDAMMFWINKVNIKMREIMEKELKMKQHLLDSPSHQKPDILHALSHCLLEPLEFSHVVRYRRDHLSGRTLQHFPLLDDLLKDVCDGTALLAVIHFYCPELIRLEDICLKEVPSIADSVYNIQLLKEFSNEYLNKCFHLKPEDLLYSPPVLKNNVMVFIAELFWWFESVKPDFVQPRDLQEFRDVRLLLQPKGSRPHVPISGITKRSFMTSSNSADVLTTPPSPDLSTKTNSLSPSRSLLPLRQKQKAVEESTAELRKRSNSMTRSDGQHPGSILAWPERRQRPLSQPAPYALHYPLEEDADSMSLARSISKDSLSSNFMSITPKHMLGPGPHHRLSGQSLLSHMRIEDEEEEIEEEELVSVIHPSVFSRCRIGSDMEQDELEIPSATTTSRGSNNERSLAPFTLDHQADCYYLEPLMPAVSKPAKEKGISLNKEEESGESRCRGAAAARKVSSNIPRPSQRKSPMAESNRNTFTPIPVVESVSRSLRPPTEGSIGISHQPQGFFLHLSDESERQSAVPEDGLDSDSDIADLEEDEEAEDQMELSKEMVQRVKGRYFPEGELSVFGEIDGESAKLRDDSKISERDDKEDYSGRSSPCLSTISWASSCSASGSNSVKMTSFAERKLLKLGLRDGVSSTSSSQKTTPDGSEVASWPPWQHKTECTTSWLAKEQSSVLGKSLTASPPVVPSELLQLHMQLEEQRRAIEYQKKKMESLSARQRLKLGKAAFLNIVKKGGGRSDTLPLPLKHSQSTELPDRSRLKAQSCKDDSYLDSLKFQVKAAQPEGGQASRDNRLKVLSPDGGAEPNLNECTHSIDLLNEAISSIQQQMMQLSLQQDMLMKHVVSPQEQVHVLPPQEHVHAVSPQEHVRAVSPQEHVRVVSPQEHVRAVSPQEHVPVVSPQEHVESSPSTTPTTTLSTSSTSDSRSFAVHFVDIGGSSPAPARRPPKLSSSQRCKTPEQKQSKDNRRRASIKSDSPLSRDDSSRDQNEGSAAESFRVEKSIQRKATFRIQDDSNKRSGTDERGPDPQVLTSMSAFHAADHDDDSSGKEAAVGDENAKAKGHLIEVDLSELKDPHEDGRADVADCTAEGEQKNGLGFFFKDEEKAEDEMAKRRAAFLLKQQRKAEETRLRKQQQEVESELKRDEVKRKAEEDRVRKEEEKVRRELIKQEYLRRKQQALMEEQGLVKPRPRTKSRRGRPKSLHREGSNSLSKGSTKSEPSCSHRGSTLSLATEADSVISGGAESQRAGSVCSMESFPMLSRASSRNMERDWENGSIASSITSTEYNGPKLFKEPSSKSNKPIIINAIAHCCLAGKVNEGQKNAIIEELEKCESNHLIILFRDGGCQFRAIYSYSPETEEIVKFTGTGPRAITRKMIDKLYKYSSDRKQFNVIPAKSVSVSVDALTIHNNLWQVKRPGSARRS
- the camsap1a gene encoding calmodulin-regulated spectrin-associated protein 1a isoform X1, which translates into the protein MDVEVSAGRDSTWRRGAGAGAAGGADDDAGGGSMEAQVVPLELYDSARAKIDANLRWLFAKAYGIDHIPTDLRDPFYTDQYEQEHIKPPIIRLLLSGELYCRVCGLILHAEQAALLQSHQSVIQALSRKGIYVLQADNSPVSDLDLSSAPIKMSSHIHLIDALMMAYIVGMISIEKVVSSVKRFSNFSASKELPFDLEDAMMFWINKVNIKMREIMEKELKMKQHLLDSPSHQKPDILHALSHCLLEPLEFSHVVRYRRDHLSGRTLQHFPLLDDLLKDVCDGTALLAVIHFYCPELIRLEDICLKEVPSIADSVYNIQLLKEFSNEYLNKCFHLKPEDLLYSPPVLKNNVMVFIAELFWWFESVKPDFVQPRDLQEFRDVRLLLQPKGSRPHVPISGITKRSFMTSSNSADVLTTPPSPDLSTKTNSLSPSRSLLPLRQKQKAVEESTAELRKRSNSMTRSDGQHPGSILAWPERRQRPLSQPAPYALHYPLEEDADSMSLARSISKDSLSSNFMSITPKHMLGPGPHHRLSGQSLLSHMRIEDEEEEIEEEELVSVIHPSVFSRCRIGSDMEQDELEIPSATTTSRGSNNERSLAPFTLDHQADCYYLEPLMPAVSKPAKEKGISLNKEEESGESRCRGAAAARKVSSNIPRPSQRKSPMAESNRNTFTPIPVVESVSRSLRPPTEGSIGISHQPQGFFLHLSDESERQSAVPEDGLDSDSDIADLEEDEEAEDQMELSKEMVQRVKGRYFPEGELSVFGEIDGESAKLRDDSKISERDDKEDYSGRSSPCLSTISWASSCSASGSNSVKMTSFAERKLLKLGLRDGVSSTSSSQKTTPDGSEVASWPPWQHKTECTTSWLAKEQSSVLGKSLTASPPVVPSELLQLHMQLEEQRRAIEYQKKKMESLSARQRLKLGKAAFLNIVKKGGGRSDTLPLPLKHSQSTELPDRSRLKAQSCKDDSYLDSLKFQVKAAQPEGGQASRDNRLKVLSPDGGAEPNLNECTHSIDLLNEAISSIQQQMMQLSLQQDMLMKHVVSPQEQVHVLPPQEHVHAVSPQEHVRAVSPQEHVRVVSPQEHVRAVSPQEHVPVVSPQEHVESSPSTTPTTTLSTSSTSDSRSFAVHFVDIGGSSPAPARRPPKLSSSQRCKTPEQKQSKDNRRRASIKSDSPLSRDDSSRDQNEGSAAESFRVEKSIQRKATFRIQDDSNKRSGTDERGPDPQVLTSMSAFHAADHDDDSSGKEAAVGDENAKAKGHLIEVDLSELKDPHEDGRADVADCTAEGEQKNGLGFFFKDEEKAEDEMAKRRAAFLLKQQRKAEETRLRKQQQEVESELKRDEVKRKAEEDRVRKEEEKVRRELIKQEYLRRKQQALMEEQGLVKPRPRTKSRRGRPKSLHREGSNSLSKGSTKCNSLKVSLLIKGKGSAAAGCRGAEPSCSHRGSTLSLATEADSVISGGAESQRAGSVCSMESFPMLSRASSRNMERDWENGSIASSITSTEYNGPKLFKEPSSKSNKPIIINAIAHCCLAGKVNEGQKNAIIEELEKCESNHLIILFRDGGCQFRAIYSYSPETEEIVKFTGTGPRAITRKMIDKLYKYSSDRKQFNVIPAKSVSVSVDALTIHNNLWQVKRPGSARRS
- the camsap1a gene encoding calmodulin-regulated spectrin-associated protein 1a isoform X4, giving the protein MDVEVSAGRDSTWRRGAGAGAAGGADDDAGGGSMEAQVVPLELYDSARAKIDANLRWLFAKAYGIDHIPTDLRDPFYTDQYEQEHIKPPIIRLLLSGELYCRVCGLILHAEQAALLQSHQSVIQALSRKGIYVLQADNSPVSDLDLSSAPIKMSSHIHLIDALMMAYIVGMISIEKVVSSVKRFSNFSASKELPFDLEDAMMFWINKVNIKMREIMEKELKMKQHLLDSPSHQKSPSKWYWKLVPVRYRRDHLSGRTLQHFPLLDDLLKDVCDGTALLAVIHFYCPELIRLEDICLKEVPSIADSVYNIQLLKEFSNEYLNKCFHLKPEDLLYSPPVLKNNVMVFIAELFWWFESVKPDFVQPRDLQEFRDVRLLLQPKGSRPHVPISGITKRSFMTSSNSADVLTTPPSPDLSTKTNSLSPSRSLLPLRQKQKAVEESTAELRKRSNSMTRSDGQHPGSILAWPERRQRPLSQPAPYALHYPLEEDADSMSLARSISKDSLSSNFMSITPKHMLGPGPHHRLSGQSLLSHMRIEDEEEEIEEEELVSVIHPSVFSRCRIGSDMEQDELEIPSATTTSRGSNNERSLAPFTLDHQADCYYLEPLMPAVSKPAKEKGISLNKEEESGESRCRGAAAARKVSSNIPRPSQRKSPMAESNRNTFTPIPVVESVSRSLRPPTEGSIGISHQPQGFFLHLSDESERQSAVPEDGLDSDSDIADLEEDEEAEDQMELSKEMVQRVKGRYFPEGELSVFGEIDGESAKLRDDSKISERDDKEDYSGRSSPCLSTISWASSCSASGSNSVKMTSFAERKLLKLGLRDGVSSTSSSQKTTPDGSEVASWPPWQHKTECTTSWLAKEQSSVLGKSLTASPPVVPSELLQLHMQLEEQRRAIEYQKKKMESLSARQRLKLGKAAFLNIVKKGGGRSDTLPLPLKHSQSTELPDRSRLKAQSCKDDSYLDSLKFQVKAAQPEGGQASRDNRLKVLSPDGGAEPNLNECTHSIDLLNEAISSIQQQMMQLSLQQDMLMKHVVSPQEQVHVLPPQEHVHAVSPQEHVRAVSPQEHVRVVSPQEHVRAVSPQEHVPVVSPQEHVESSPSTTPTTTLSTSSTSDSRSFAVHFVDIGGSSPAPARRPPKLSSSQRCKTPEQKQSKDNRRRASIKSDSPLSRDDSSRDQNEGSAAESFRVEKSIQRKATFRIQDDSNKRSGTDERGPDPQVLTSMSAFHAADHDDDSSGKEAAVGDENAKAKGHLIEVDLSELKDPHEDGRADVADCTAEGEQKNGLGFFFKDEEKAEDEMAKRRAAFLLKQQRKAEETRLRKQQQEVESELKRDEVKRKAEEDRVRKEEEKVRRELIKQEYLRRKQQALMEEQGLVKPRPRTKSRRGRPKSLHREGSNSLSKGSTKSEPSCSHRGSTLSLATEADSVISGGAESQRAGSVCSMESFPMLSRASSRNMERDWENGSIASSITSTEYNGPKLFKEPSSKSNKPIIINAIAHCCLAGKVNEGQKNAIIEELEKCESNHLIILFRDGGCQFRAIYSYSPETEEIVKFTGTGPRAITRKMIDKLYKYSSDRKQFNVIPAKSVSVSVDALTIHNNLWQVKRPGSARRS